From the genome of Diceros bicornis minor isolate mBicDic1 chromosome 3 unlocalized genomic scaffold, mDicBic1.mat.cur SUPER_3_unloc_1, whole genome shotgun sequence, one region includes:
- the LOC131402003 gene encoding insulin receptor-like, translating into MNSSNLMCTPCLSPCPKVCHLLEGEKTIDSVTSAQELRGCTVINGSLIINIRGGNNLAAELEANLGLIEEISGYLKIRRSYALVSLSFFQKLRLIRGETLEIGNYSFYALDNQNLRQLWDWSKHNLTITQGELFFHYNPKLCLSEIHKMEEVSGTKGRQERNDIALKTNGDQASCENELLTFSHIRTSSDKILLKWEPYWPPDFRDLLGFMLFYKEAPYQNVTEFDGQDSCGSNSWMVVDIDPPLRPNDPKSQNHPGWLMQGLKPWTQYAIFVKTLVTFSDERQTYGAKSDIIYVQTNATNPSVPLDPISVSNSSSQIILKWKPPSDPNGNITHYLVFWERQEEDSELYELDYCLKGECRQMCGSRRFYEHI; encoded by the exons CTTGATGTGTACTCCATGCCTGAGCCCCTGTCCCAAGGTCTGCCACCTCCTGGAAGGTGAGAAGACCATTGACTCGGTGACATCCGCCCAGGAGCTCCGAGGCTGCACGGTCATCAACGGGAGCCTGATCATCAACATTCGAGGGGGCA ACAACCTGGCAGCTGAGCTAGAGGCCAACCTTGGACTCATTGAAGAAATTTCAGGATATCTGAAAATCCGCCGGTCCTATGCTCTTGTGTCACTTTCCTTCTTCCAGAAGTTACGTCTGATTCGGGGAGAGACCTTGGAAATTGG AAACTACTCTTTCTATGCCTTGGACAACCAGAACCTAAGGCAGCTATGGGACTGGAGCAAACACAACCTCACCATCACTCAGGGGGAGCTCTTCTTCCACTATAATCCCAAACTCTGCTTGTCTGAAATTCACAAGATGGAGGAGGTTTCGGGAACCAAGGGGCGCCAGGAGAGGAACGACATCGCCCTGAAGACCAACGGGGACCAGGCGTCCT GTGAAAATGAATTACTTACATTTTCTCACATTCGGACATCTTCTGATAAGATCTTGCTGAAATGGGAGCCGTATTGGCCCCCTGACTTCCGAGACCTCTTGGGGTTCATGCTCTTCTATAAAGAGGC CCCTTATCAGAACGTGACGGAGTTTGATGGGCAGGACTCGTGTGGCTCCAACAGCTGGATGGTGGTGGACATTGACCCGCCTCTGAGGCCCAACGACCCCAAGTCACAGAACCACCCCGGGTGGCTGATGCAGGGTCTCAAGCCCTGGACCCAGTACGCCATCTTTGTCAAGACCTTGGTCACCTTTTCTGATGAACGCCAGACATACGGGGCAAAGAGCGACATCATCTATGTCCAGACAAATGCCACGA ACCCTTCTGTCCCCCTGGATCCCATCTCTGTTTCTAACTCCTCATCCCAGATTATTCTGAAGTGGAAGCCTCCCTCTGATCCCAATGGCAACATCACCCACTACCTGGTTttctgggagaggcaggaggaagacAGTGAGCTATATGAGTTGGATTATTGCCTCAAAGGTGAGTGCAGACAGATGTGTGGGAGCCGCCGGTTTTACGAGCACATCTGA